The following are from one region of the Arachis duranensis cultivar V14167 chromosome 10, aradu.V14167.gnm2.J7QH, whole genome shotgun sequence genome:
- the LOC107471156 gene encoding uncharacterized protein LOC107471156, whose protein sequence is MGGCASVHSHGIKRPRKSHRRTIKRIIRHRRRKVSTPVEKGGMGRKSDAGPCVTDYSVTEVVHMEFENGSNSAYHLRQLDWHKFDSKSNSQEEPYFDTYSILEPESDDDFDSVHGGDSFSNGENATQGYIVPRVHPMEVKTQEIGQKQGLHKLMKSISFSNTSRRLSSSLFKLSFKRRSCDVDQSSEQCQSKRYVYRPVAGHMIPCQTGEKPSSGCWNEISPSAFKVRGENYFKDKSKVPAPKECPYNPIGVDLFVCPKKIHHIAQYLELPTFKSISELPPLLIVNIQLPTYPAAMFGGDSDGEGMSLVLYFKVTGNLQNISSQFQENVKRVVKDEMEKVKGFKKESNVSYRERLKILAGVVNPQDMQLGAAEKKLLNNYNDKPVLSRPQHNFYNGPNYFEIDLDVHRFSYISRKGLDSFRHRLKHGILDVGLTIQAQKQEELPEHVLCCIRLNKIDLGDISQVPRLMTLDGE, encoded by the exons ATGGGTGGTTGTGCATCAGTGCATTCCCATGGCATCAAAAGGCCTAGAAAGTCTCATAGAAGAACGATAAAGCGAATAATAAGACACCGCCGTCGAAAGGTCTCAACTCCGGTGGAGAAAGGTGGCATGGGGAGGAAGAGTGATGCAGGGCCCTGTGTAACAGATTACTCTGTTACTGAAGTTGTTCACATGGAATTCGAGAACGGTTCCAATTCAGCATATCATCTTAGACAACTTGATTGGCACAAATTTGATTCTAAAT CAAACTCCCAAGAGGAACCTTATTTTGACACTTACAGCATTCTTGAACCGGAATCTGATGATGATTTCGATAGTGTCCATGGAGGAG ATAGCTTTTCAAATGGCGAAAATGCAACACAAGGCTATATAGTTCCTCGGGTTCATCCTATGGAAGTGAAAACTCAAGAGATTGGACAAAAACAAGGACTCCATAAATTGATGAAGTCGATAAGCTTCAGCAACACGTCGAGGAGGCTCTCGTCGTCACTCTTCAAGCTTTCTTTCAAGAGGAGATCATGTGATGTTGATCAAAGCAGTGAACAAT GTCAATCGAAAAGATATGTATATCGTCCGGTTGCAGGACATATGATACCATGTCAGACCGGAGAAAAGCCTTCTTCCGGATGTTGGAATGAGATTTCTCCCTCGGCGTTCAAAGTCCGTGGCGAAAACTATTTCAA AGACAAAAGCAAGGTTCCTGCACCAAAGGAGTGTCCCTATAATCCAATTGGTGTTGATCTATTTGTTTGTCCCAAAAAGATACATCACATTGCTCAATACCTTGAGCTTCCAACTTTTAAATCCATTAGTGAGCTTCCCCCACTTCTTATAGTAAATATCcag TTGCCTACATATCCAGCTGCAATGTTTGGTGGAGACAGTGATGGAGAAGGTATGAGCCTTGTACTGTATTTCAAGGTTACTGGGAATCTCCAAAACATTTCTTCCCAGTTTCAGGAAAATGTAAAG AGAGTAGTCAAAGATGAGATGGAAAAGGTGAAAGGATTTAAAAAAGAATCCAATGTTTCTTACAGAGAAAGATTGAAGATCTTGGCAGGAGTTGTGAATCCTCAAGATATGCAATTAGGTGCTGCTGAAAAAAAGTTACTAAATAACTACAACGATAAACCCGTCCTCTCGCGCCCTCAACACAACTTTTACAAT GGTCCTAACTACTTTGAGATTGATTTGGACGTTCATCGATTCAGCTACATATCGAGAAAAGGACTCGATTCTTTTCGCCATCGTTTGAAACATGGAATTCTTGATGTAGGGCTAACCATTCAG GCACAAAAACAAGAGGAACTTCCTGAACATGTACTATGCTGCATTAGATTGAACAAGATTGATTTAGGTGACATTTCTCAAGTACCAAGACTAATGACCCTTGATGGTGAATGA